Proteins encoded by one window of Salmonirosea aquatica:
- a CDS encoding WD40/YVTN/BNR-like repeat-containing protein — MIQRFTSFLLVLLLHQAVSAQGYDPSLFNSMQWRMIGPHRGGRTVGAVGVPQQPNVFYIGVNNGGVWKTTDYGRTWFPIFDDQPTGSIGDVGVAPSNPNVVYVASGEGLHRPDLSVGNGMYKSTDAGKTWTHLGLDDAQQIGNISIDPTNENRVFAAVLGHPYGANATRGVYRTTDGGKNWEKVLYKNEDTGAIQVTIDPTNPKVVYADLWQAQEGPWENAAWQGPESGLYKSTDGGTTWHRLAKGLPTFEQGVGRIGFGISPSAPNRLYATVDAPELGGVYRSDDAGETWRLINADPRLWGRGSDFAEVKVHPTNPDIIFIADVMSWKSVDGGKTFEDFRGAPGGDDYHRLWINPDNPDIILLAGDQGAIITVNGGETFSSWYNQPTAQFYHVSTDNAFPYNVLGGQQESGSVGIASRGNDGQVTFREWHPVGVEEYGYVAADPLDPNIVYGGKVTRFDKRTGQVQNIAPEAVRSGKYRFVRTAPVLFSPIDPKTLYFAGNVLFRTRTGGDSWEVISPDLSRATYDEIPASVGIYTTEDMKKMPRRGVIYAVAPSYVDSSTIWAGTDDGLIHVTRDGGKSWKNVTPPTLKPWHKVSQLDASHTDVNVVYAAINCIRVDDQRPHILRTRDGGATWQEIVKGLPNDPINTVREDPIRKGMLFAGSETAVYVSFDDGENWQSLRLNMPATSIRDLVIKDDDIVVGTHGRSFWILDDITPLRQLTADVAKAPVTLFKPQLTYRVRWNMNTDTPLPQEEPAGQNPPDGAIINYTFQEKAQGLVTLEILTPDGTLVRRYTSEDQPWQMPAVNVPYYWPRPQQILSGEAGSHRFLWDLHYTPLTGPVSFPIAATYRNTAPAPTSPWVMPGTYTVRLTVNGKVYEQPLTIKMDPRVKTPTEKLQLQHDWSKTMYEGRQQLTRMAEEVKALHTSLDSRLAKAGKKDKAKLGGMLEQAAALEKELPILQRSLYSVFEVLQDSDFAPTTQGLKAAAETQTLVGEWISRWVKSVK; from the coding sequence ATGATCCAACGCTTTACCTCCTTTCTCCTCGTTCTGCTACTTCACCAGGCCGTATCGGCGCAGGGTTATGACCCTTCTTTGTTCAACTCGATGCAATGGCGTATGATCGGCCCGCACCGGGGCGGGCGTACCGTCGGAGCGGTAGGGGTACCCCAGCAGCCGAATGTATTTTATATAGGCGTCAACAACGGTGGGGTTTGGAAAACCACCGACTACGGCCGCACCTGGTTCCCCATTTTCGACGACCAGCCAACCGGGTCCATCGGCGACGTGGGCGTGGCGCCTTCCAATCCCAATGTGGTGTACGTGGCGAGTGGCGAAGGCTTGCACCGCCCCGATCTGTCGGTAGGCAACGGTATGTACAAGTCCACCGACGCGGGTAAAACCTGGACGCATCTCGGTCTGGACGATGCTCAGCAGATTGGTAACATCAGCATCGACCCTACCAACGAAAATCGGGTGTTTGCGGCCGTGCTCGGGCATCCCTACGGCGCCAACGCGACCCGCGGCGTATACCGAACTACGGATGGAGGCAAGAACTGGGAAAAGGTACTGTACAAAAATGAAGATACGGGCGCCATTCAAGTGACCATCGACCCCACCAATCCAAAGGTCGTGTACGCCGACTTGTGGCAGGCGCAGGAGGGGCCCTGGGAAAATGCCGCCTGGCAGGGGCCGGAAAGCGGGCTGTACAAATCCACCGATGGCGGCACCACCTGGCATAGGCTGGCGAAAGGGCTACCTACCTTCGAGCAAGGTGTTGGCCGTATCGGTTTCGGCATTTCGCCCTCGGCTCCCAACCGATTGTATGCTACCGTCGATGCGCCCGAGTTGGGCGGGGTGTACCGGTCGGATGATGCGGGGGAGACGTGGCGGTTGATCAACGCCGATCCCCGGCTGTGGGGCCGGGGTAGCGACTTTGCCGAAGTGAAGGTACACCCCACCAATCCCGACATTATTTTCATTGCCGATGTCATGAGCTGGAAGTCCGTTGACGGCGGCAAAACTTTCGAGGATTTCCGGGGCGCGCCGGGTGGGGACGACTACCACCGCCTGTGGATCAACCCCGACAATCCCGACATCATTCTGCTGGCGGGCGACCAGGGCGCGATCATTACGGTCAACGGCGGCGAGACGTTCAGCTCGTGGTACAACCAGCCCACGGCGCAGTTCTACCACGTCAGTACCGACAATGCCTTTCCCTATAACGTACTGGGCGGACAGCAGGAGAGCGGCTCGGTGGGCATCGCCAGCCGGGGTAACGACGGACAGGTTACCTTCCGCGAGTGGCACCCGGTAGGTGTGGAGGAGTATGGCTACGTCGCGGCCGATCCGCTCGACCCGAATATCGTGTACGGCGGCAAAGTAACACGCTTCGACAAACGTACCGGACAGGTGCAGAACATTGCCCCCGAAGCCGTGCGTAGCGGCAAGTACCGTTTTGTTCGCACGGCTCCGGTACTTTTTTCGCCTATCGACCCTAAAACGCTCTATTTCGCCGGGAATGTTTTGTTCAGAACCCGCACCGGAGGCGATTCGTGGGAAGTCATCAGTCCCGACCTGAGCCGTGCTACTTACGACGAAATCCCGGCCAGTGTAGGGATTTACACCACCGAGGACATGAAGAAAATGCCCCGTCGGGGCGTGATTTATGCCGTGGCGCCTTCCTACGTGGACAGTAGTACCATCTGGGCGGGTACCGACGATGGCCTGATCCACGTCACGCGCGACGGCGGCAAAAGCTGGAAGAACGTGACGCCACCTACCCTCAAACCCTGGCACAAAGTATCGCAACTGGACGCCAGCCATACCGACGTCAACGTCGTGTACGCCGCCATCAACTGCATTCGGGTGGACGATCAGCGCCCGCACATCCTGCGTACCCGCGACGGCGGGGCTACCTGGCAGGAAATCGTGAAGGGCTTGCCCAACGATCCCATCAATACTGTTCGGGAAGATCCCATTCGCAAAGGAATGCTCTTCGCGGGCTCGGAAACGGCCGTTTATGTGTCATTCGACGATGGCGAGAATTGGCAAAGCCTGCGACTGAATATGCCGGCTACTTCCATCCGCGATCTGGTGATCAAAGACGACGACATCGTGGTAGGTACCCATGGGCGTAGCTTCTGGATTCTGGACGACATTACGCCCCTGCGCCAGCTTACGGCCGACGTTGCCAAAGCCCCGGTGACGCTTTTCAAGCCTCAGCTTACCTACCGCGTCCGCTGGAACATGAATACCGATACGCCTCTGCCGCAGGAAGAACCCGCCGGACAAAATCCGCCCGACGGCGCGATCATCAACTACACCTTTCAGGAAAAGGCGCAAGGCCTGGTCACGCTTGAAATCCTGACGCCCGATGGTACCCTGGTGCGGCGTTATACCTCCGAAGACCAGCCCTGGCAAATGCCCGCCGTGAATGTACCCTACTACTGGCCCCGACCCCAGCAGATTTTGTCGGGCGAGGCCGGGTCGCACCGCTTTCTGTGGGATCTGCACTATACCCCGCTCACGGGCCCGGTCTCGTTTCCCATCGCGGCCACCTACCGCAATACGGCCCCCGCACCTACCTCGCCCTGGGTGATGCCAGGTACCTACACTGTGCGGCTGACCGTAAACGGGAAAGTATACGAACAACCGTTAACCATCAAAATGGACCCGCGCGTGAAAACGCCGACCGAAAAACTCCAATTGCAGCACGACTGGTCCAAAACCATGTACGAAGGGCGGCAACAACTGACCCGCATGGCGGAGGAAGTAAAAGCTTTGCACACGAGCCTGGACAGCCGACTCGCCAAAGCCGGAAAGAAAGACAAAGCGAAGCTGGGAGGAATGCTTGAACAAGCGGCGGCGCTGGAAAAAGAGCTACCTATCTTGCAACGGAGCCTTTATAGCGTGTTTGAGG